In Polyodon spathula isolate WHYD16114869_AA chromosome 11, ASM1765450v1, whole genome shotgun sequence, one genomic interval encodes:
- the LOC121322945 gene encoding E3 ubiquitin-protein ligase TRIM39-like, translated as MAAGRSFSKDQFTCSICLGLFINPVTTPCGHNFCLQCIQGYWDHSDNCTCPLCRKMFLRRPVLSINRMVAELTQDFRALTVDAPQSCPARPEDVPCDACTGEKLQAVKSCLVCLVSFCEAHIKPHYEGAAFRRHRLVDPVCSLEERLCTQHHSLLELYCRTDLTCICVLCLEAEHRHHNTVPIQREWAEKKKNLQNMQSEIEKEIQEKQKELAELKQVGKSCNNSVEKEMMKSERIFKELIHSVERSWTQLVEEITEKNRAAGKQTEKLTEELEMQITGLKERSSRMKQLSESEDHILFLQNFQSLCPPPKAAALPRVTVNPDINIAAVRKAVSELKYCLMDSFDRELVKLSKTELENIQRYAVDLTLDMDTANDGLILSEDGKRVVGKDKKQLLEKRNLPCLPYKPNRFDNLLCVQSYEGFTSGRHYWEVEVGKKTNWALGVHRESVDRKGGIESSTTTGFWELWLVNEMTFLAVTDPPTHLSLSLRSKKVGVYLDYEEGLVSFYNVETGSHIYTFSDKFTEKIYPFFCPGYKEGHKNEDPLIICHPAATLSNRLLLNK; from the exons ATGGCTGCAGGAAGATCCTTCTCCAAAGATCAGTTTACGTGTTCAATATGCTTAGGTTTGTTCATCAATCCAGTCACCACTCCATGCGGACACAATTTCTGTCTGCAGTGTATCCAGGGGTACTGGGATCACAGTGATAATTGTACATGCCCTCTGTGTaggaaaatgtttttaagaagGCCTGTTCTCAGCATTAACCGAATGGTTGCTGAACTCACTCAGGACTTCAGAGCGTTGACAGTCGATGCTCCTCAATCATGCCCCGCTAGGCCTGAAGATGTTCCTTGTGATGCCTGCACTGGGGAAAAGCTGCAAgctgtaaaatcctgcttggtgTGCCTGGTGTCTTTTTGTGAAGCACACATCAAACCTCACTATGAAGGAGCAGCATTCAGAAGGCACAGACTGGTGGATCCTGTCTGCAGTCTGGAGGAAAGACTGTGCACACAACATCACAGCCTTCTAGAGCTATACTGCAGGACTGACCTgacctgtatctgtgtgttatgtCTGGAGGCAGAACATAGACATCATAACACAGTCCCCATACAAAGAGAATGGGCAGAGAAAAAG AAGAACCTCCAAAACATGCAGAGCGAAATAGAAAAAGAAATCCAAGAGAAACAAAAAGAGCTGGCTGAACTGAAACAAGTTGGGAAGTCATGCAAC AACTCTGTAGAGAAAGAAATGATGAAAAGCGAAAGGATTTTCAAAGAGCTGATCCACTCCGTTGAGAGAAGCTGGACCCAGCTGGTTGAAGAGATCACTGAAAAAAACAGAGCTGCTGGAAAGCAGACAGAAAAACTCACAGAAGAACTGGAGATGCAAATCACTGGGTTGAAGGAGAGGAGCTCCAGGATGAAGCAGCTTTCAGAGTCAGAGGATCACATCCTTTTTCTCCAG AATTTCCAGTCTCTCTGTCCTCCTCCCAAAGCCGCAGCCTTACCCAGAGTCACTGTTAATCCTGACATCAATATAGCGGCTGTAAGGAAAGCTGTATCTGAACTTAAATACTGCCTCATGGATAGCTTTGACAGAGAACTAGTGAAACTATCCAAAACAG aactggaGAACATTCAGAGATATGCCG TTGATTTAACTCTGGACATGGACACAGCAAACGATGGACTTATCCTTTCTGAAGATGGGAAACGAGTGGTGGGTAAAGATAAAAAACAATTATTAGAAAAACGTAATCTACCATGTCTCCCTTACAAGCCAAATCGATTTGATAATTTACTCTGTGTTCAAAGCTATGAAGGCTTCACCTCTGGTAGACACTACTGGGAGGTGGAAGTGGGAAAGAAAACTAACTGGGCTCTAGGAGTTCATAGAGAGTCTGTTGATAGGAAAGGGGGAATTGAATCAAGCACGACGACTGGTTTTTGGGAGCTGTGGCTAGTCAATGAAATGACATTTTTAGCTGTCACTGATCCACCAACTCACCTCTCCCTAAGTCTGAGGTCCAAGAAGGTTGGAGTGTATCTGGATTATGAGGAAGGACTTGTCTCCTTTTACAATGTAGAGACTGGCTCTCATATCTACACTTTCTCTGACAAATTCACTGAGAAAATCTACCCATTCTTTTGTCCCGGTTATAAAGAGGGTCATAAAAATGAAGACCCATTAATAATCTGCCATCCTGCTGCTACACTATCAAACAGACTGTTGCtgaataaatag